In the genome of Triticum urartu cultivar G1812 chromosome 5, Tu2.1, whole genome shotgun sequence, one region contains:
- the LOC125506864 gene encoding LOW QUALITY PROTEIN: DNA-directed RNA polymerase subunit beta''-like (The sequence of the model RefSeq protein was modified relative to this genomic sequence to represent the inferred CDS: inserted 2 bases in 2 codons; deleted 3 bases in 2 codons; substituted 1 base at 1 genomic stop codon): MAERANLVFHNKEIDGTGMKRLISRLIDHFGMGYTSHILDQLKTLGFHQATTTSISLGIEDLLTIPSKGWLVQDAEQQSFLLEKHYYYGDVHAVEKLRQSVEIWYATSEYLKQEMNSNFRITDPSNPVYLMSFSGARGNASQVHQLVGMRGLMSDPQGQMIDLPIQSNLRXGLSLTEYIISCYGARKGVVDTAVRTADAGYLTRRLVEVVQHIIVRRRDCGTIRGISVSPQNGMTEKLFVQTLIGRVLADDIYIGSRCIAARNQDIGIGLVNRFITAFRAQPFXAQPIYIRTPFTCRSTSWICQLCYGRSPTHSDLVELGEAVGIIAGQSIGEPGTQLTLRTFHTGGVFTGGTADLVRSPSNGKIKFNENLVHPTRTRHGQPAFLCYIDLHVTIQSQDILYSVNIPSKSLILVQNDQYVKSEQVIAEIRAGTSTLHFKERVQKHIYSESDGEMHWSTDVYHAPEYQYGNLHRLPKTSHLWILSVSMCRSSIASFSLHKDQDQMNTYGKKDREILDYSTSDRIMSNGHWNFIYPSIFQDNSDLLAKKRRNRFVIPLQYHQEQEKELISCFGISIEIPLMGVLRRNTIFSYFDDPRYRKDKKGSGIVKFRYRTLEEEYRTRAEDSEEEYETLEDEYRTREDEYEYETLEESKYGILEDEYEYETLEDEYGSPENEYGNPENEYRTLEKDSKEEYGSPESKYRTQEDEYGILEEDSEDEYGSPGESAEEKYGTLEEDSEEDSKDEYESPEEDSILKKEGLIEHRGTKEFSLKYQKEVDRFFFILQELHILPRSSSLKILDNSIIGVNTQLTKNTRTRLGGLVRVKRKKXHTELKIFSGDIHFPEEADKVLGGCLIPPERQKKDSKESKKRKNWVYVQRKKILKSKEKYFVSVRPTVAYEMDEGRNLATLFPQDLLQEENNLQIRFVNFISHENSKLTQRIYHTNSQFVRTCLVVNWEQEEKEKAGASLVEVRANDLIRDFLRIELVKSTISYTRKRYGRTSAGPIPHNRLDRANINSFYSKAKIESLSQHPEAIGTLLNRNKEYHSLMILSASNCSRIGLFKNSKHPNAIKEWNPRIPIREIFGPLGAIVASISHFSSSYYLLTHNKVLLKKYMFIDNLKQTFQVLQELKYSLIDENKRISNFYSNIMLDPFLLNCHFVHHDSWEETLAIIHLGQFVCENVCLFKSHIKKSGQIFIVNMNSFVIRAAKPYLATTGATVNGHYGEILYKGDRLVTFIYEKSRSSDITQGLPKVEQIFEARSIDSLSPNLKRRIEDWNECIPRILGVPWGFLIGAELTIAQSRISLVNKIQKVYRSQGVQIHNRHIEIIIRQVTSKVRVSEDGMSNVFSPGELITLSRAERAGRALDESIYYRAILLGITRASLNTQSFISEASFQETARVLAKAALRGRIDWLKGLKENVVLGGIIPVGTGFQKFVHRSPQDKNLYFEIKKKNLFASEMRDFLFLHTELVSSDSDVTNNFYET, from the exons ATGGCGGAACGGGCCAATCTGGTCTTTCATAATAAAGAGATAGACGGAACTGGTATGAAACGACTTATTAGCAGATTAATAGATCATTTTGGAATGGGATATACATCCCATATACTGGATCAACTAAAGACTCTGGGCTTCCATCAAGCCACTACTACATCGATTTCGTTAGGAATCGAGGATCTTTTAACAATACCCTCTAAGGGATGGTTAGTCCAAGACGCGGAACAACAGAGTTTTCTTTTAGAGAAACACTATTATTATGGGGATGTACACGCGGTAGAAAAATTACGCCAATCTGTTGAGATATGGTATGCGACAAGTGAATATTTGAAAcaagaaatgaattcaaattttcGGATAACGGATCCTTCTAATCCAGTCTATCTAATGTCTTTTTCAGGAGCCAGAGGAAATGCATCTCAAGTACACCAATTAGTAGGTATGAGAGGATTAATGTCGGACCCTCAAGGACAAATGATTGATTTACCTATTCAAAGCAATTTAC AGGGACTTTCTTTGACAGAATATATAATTTCCTGCTATGGAGCCCGCAAAGGGGTTGTAGATACTGCTGTGCGAACAGCAGATGCTGGATATCTTACACGTAGACTTGTTGAAGTAGTTCAACATATTATTGTGCGTAGAAGAGATTGTGGTACTATCCGAGGTATTTCTGTAAGTCCTCAAAATGGGATGACGGAAAAACTTTTTGTCCAAACACTAATTGGTCGTGTATTAGCAGACGATATATATATCGGTTCACGATGCATTGCCGCGCGAAATCAAGATATTGGAATTGGATTAGTCAATCGATTCATAACCGCCTTTCGAGCACAACCATTTTGAGCACAACCAATATATATTAGAACCCCCTTTACTTGCCGAAGCACTTCTTGGATCTGTCAATTATGCTATGGCCGGAGTCCTACTCATAGTGATCTGGTCGAATTGGGAGAAGCCGTAGGTATTATTGCAGGTCAATCAATTGGGGAGCCAGGGACTCAACTAACATTAAGAACTTTTCATACTGGCGGAGTATTCACAGGGGGTACTGCCGACCTTGTACGATCCCCTTCGAATGGAAAAATAAAATTCAATGAGAATTTGGTTCACCCCACACGTACCCGTCATGGGCAGCCTGCTTTTCTATGTTATATAGACTTGCATGTAACTATTCAGAGTCAAGATATTCTATATAGTGTGAATATTCCCTCAAAAAGCTTGATTCTAGTGCAAAATGATCAATATGTAAAATCCGAACAAGTAATTGCGGAGATTCGTGCCGGAACGTCCACTTTACATTTTAAAGAAAGGGTACAAAAGCATATTTATTCTGAATCAGACGGCGAAATGCACTGGAGTACTGATGTTTACCATGCGCCCGAATATCAATATGGTAATCTTCACCGATTACCAAAAACAAGCCATTTATGGATATTGTCAGTAAGTATGTGCAGATCCAGTATAGCGTCTTTTTCACTCCACAAGGATCAAGATCAAATGAATACTTATGGTAAAAAAGATAGGGAAATTCTTGATTATTCAACGTCGGATCGAATCATGTCCAATGGCCATTGGAATTTTATCTATCCTTCTATTTTTCAAGATAATTCAGATTTGTTGGCGAAAAAGCGAAGAAATAGGTTCGTCATTCCATTACAATATCATCAAGAACAAGAGAAAGAACTAATATCCTGTTTTGGGATTTCGATTGAAATCCCCCTTATGGGTGTTTTACGTAGAAATACTATTTTTTCTTATTTTGACGATCCCCGATACAGAAAAGATAAAAAGGGTTCAGGAATTGTTAAATTTAGATATAGGACCCTAGAAGAAGAATATAGGACTCGAGCGGAAGACTCAGAAGAGGAATATGAGACCCTAGAAGACGAATACAGGACCCGAGAGGacgaatatgaatatgaaacccTAGAAGAATCTAAATATGGAATCCTAGAAGACGAATACGAATATGAAACCCTAGAAGACGAATATGGGAGCCCAGAAAACGAATAT GGAAACCCAGAGAACGAATATAGGACTTTAGAGAAAGACTCAAAAGAGGAATATGGGAGCCCAGAGAGCAAATATAGGACCCAAGAGGATGAATATGGAATTCTAGAGGAAGACTCAGAAGACGAATATGGCAGCCCCGGGGAAAGCGCAGAGGAAAAATATGGTACTTTAGAGGAAGACTCAGAAGAAGATTCAAAGGACGAATACGAGAGCCCAGAGGAAGATTCCATCTTAAAAAAAGAGGGTTTGATTGAGCATCGAGGAACAAAAGAATTTAGTCTAAAATACCAAAAAGAAGTAGATCGGTTTTTTTTCATTCTTCAAGAACTTCATATCTTGCCGAGATCTTCATCCCTAAAGATACTTGACAATAGTATTATTGGAGTGAATACACAACTCACA AAAAATACAAGAACTCGACTAGGCGGACTGGTCCGAGTGAAGAGAAAAA TCCATACGGAACTCAAAATATTTTCCGGAGATATTCATTTTCCTGAAGAGGCGGATAAGGTATTAGGTGGCTGTTTGATACCGCCAGAAAGACAAAAAAAAGATTCTAAGGAatcaaaaaaaaggaaaaattgGGTCTATGTTCAACGGAAAAAAATTCTCAAGAGCAAGGAAAAGTATTTTGTTTCCGTTCGCCCTACAGTGGCATATGAAATGGACGAAGGGAGAAATTTAGCAACACTTTTCCCGCAGGATCTCTTGCAAGAAGAAAATAATCTCCAAATTCGATTTGTCAATTTTATTTCTCATGAAAATAGCAAGTTAACTCAAAGAATTTATCACACAAATAGTCAATTTGTTAGAACTTGCTTAGTAGTGAATTgggaacaagaagaaaaagaaaaggctGGTGCTTCCCTCGTTGAGGTAAGGGCAAATGATCTTATTCGCGATTTCCTAAGAATTGAGTTAGTCAAGTCCACTATTTCGTATACACGAAAAAGGTATGGTAGGACAAGTGCAGGACCGATTCCCCATAATAGGTTAGATCGCGCCAATATCAATTCTTTTTATTCCAAGGCGAAGATTGAATCACTTAGCCAACATCCAGAAGCTATTGGCACTTTGTTGAATCGAAATAAAGAATACCACTCTTTGATGATTTTGTCGGCATCCAACTGTTCTCGAATTGGTTTATTCAAGAATTCAAAACATCCCAATGCGATAAAAGAATGGAATCCTAGAATTCCTATTCGAGAAATTTTTGGGCCCTTAGGCGCTATTGTAGCTAGTATATCGCATTTTTCTTCATCTTACTATTTACTAACGCATAATAAAGTCCTGTTAAAAAAATATATGTTCATTGACAATTTAAAACAAACCTTCCAAGTACTTCAAGAACTTAAATACTCTTTAATAGATGAAAATAAAAGGATTTCTAATTTCTATAGTAACATAATGTTGGATCCATTCCTTTTGAATTGTCACTTTGTCCATCATGATTCTTGGGAAGAGACATTGGCAATAATTCACCTTGGACAATTTGTTTGTGAAAATGTATGTCTATTTAAATCGCACATAAAAAAATCCGGTCAAATTTTCATTGTAAATATGAATTCCTTTGTTATAAGAGCAGCTAAACCTTATTTGGCCACTACAGGAGCAACTGTTAATGGTCATTATGGAGAAATCCTTTACAAGGGAGATAGGTTAGTTAcgtttatatatgaaaaatcgaGATCTAGTGACATAACGCAAGGTCTTCCAAAAGTGGAACAAATCTTTGAAGCACGTTCAATTGATTCATTATCCCCGAATCTCAAAAGGAGAATTGAGGATTGGAATGAGTGTATACCAAGAATTCTTGGGGTCCCTTGGGGATTCTTGATTGGAGCTGAGCTAACCATAGCCCAAAGTCGTATCTCTTTGGTTAATAAAATCCAAAAGGTTTATCGATCCCAAGGGGTACAGATCCATAATAGACATATAGAGATTATTATACGCCAAGTAACATCAAAAGTGCGGGTTTCCGAAGATGGAATGTCTAATGTTTTTTCGCCTGGGGAATTAATCACACTATCGCGAGCGGAACGAGCAGGACGAGCTTTGGATGAATCGATCTATTATCGGGCAATCTTATTGGGAATAACAAGGGCTTCCCTGAATACCCAAAGTTTCATATCTGAAGCAAGTTTTCAAGAAACTGCTCGAGTTTTAGCAAAAGCTGCCCTACGAGGTCGCATTGATTGGTTGAAAGGCTTGAAAGAAAACGTAGTTCTGGGGGGGATTATACCTGTTGGTACCGGATTCCAAAAATTTGTGCATCGTTCCCCACAAGACAAGAACCTTTATTTCGAAATAAAAAAAAAAAATCTATTCGCGTCGGAAATGAGAGATTTTTTGTTTCTCCATACAGAATTAGTTTCTTCAGATTCTGACGTAACAAACAATTTTTATGAGACATAA